Proteins from a single region of Argiope bruennichi chromosome 6, qqArgBrue1.1, whole genome shotgun sequence:
- the LOC129971340 gene encoding uncharacterized protein LOC129971340 → MIGWILRFFRNCKKPKELRKCDILDAEDFEEAEKIVIKIIQSEAFINEKDEKLKTLRVYKDEDGIIRLRTKIEYREDSHSFRRPVVLPSQHHVVKLLIVSFHNRHGHVGTQMLLNLLREHFWILNGRKTVRSIISKCVICKRHSGKNLDAEPAPITKDRIRDTAVFEIVGVDLAGPLYLKDEKKTWVCLFTCAVYRAVHLELLSDISTDTFLLALRRFVARRGRCSVIYCDNGTNFIGASNLLRSLDWNRIVENGAIHRIKWKFNPPTASWWGGWWERLIRVMKNVLKRVLGHAFLSYEEMITVLCDCESIINSRPLTYISERDTDFVPLSPSLFLQDIREVGVPDCDAADHKSLNKRIKYRLALQKDLRKRFRSEYLGSLIQRPKLQNKSIISVGNVVLVGNDNQKRINWPLGCVTEIIPGKEGITRLVRLKTARGEILRPIQRLFPLEITYDVAKDVRAKVQQEQVTPKVQQQQVTPKVQQQQVTPKVQQEQAAHEVRRHEY, encoded by the coding sequence ATGATCGGCTGGATATTGAGATTTTTTAGAAACTGTAAAAAACCAAAAGAATTGAGAAAATGTGATATTCTGGATGCAGAGGACTTTGAAGAAGCGgagaaaatagtaataaagatCATTCAAAGTGAAGCATTCATTAACGAGAAAGACgagaaattgaaaactttaagaGTTTACAAAGATGAGGATGGCATCATCAGATTGAGAACAAAAATTGAGTATCGTGAAGACAGCCATTCTTTTCGAAGACCTGTAGTCCTTCCTTCTCAACACCATGTTGTGAaacttttaatagtttcttttcaCAATAGACATGGACATGTGGGGACTCAAATGCTACTTAACCTGCTGAGAGAACATTTTTGGATCTTAAATGGCCGAAAAACTGTGCGATCGATCATCTCAAAATGTGTTATCTGCAAGAGGCATTCTGGAAAAAATTTAGATGCAGAGCCAGCCCCAATTACCAAAGATCGAATCAGAGACACTGCTGTATTCGAAATTGTAGGAGTGGACTTAGCTGGCCCATTGTACTTGAAAGATGAGAAAAAGACTTGGGTTTGTCTTTTCACATGCGCGGTGTACAGAGCTGTACATCTTGAGCTTCTATCAGACATTTCCACTGACACATTTTTGTTGGCCCTGCGCAGATTTGTGGCAAGAAGAGGTAGATGTTCAGTTATCTACTGTGACAATGGAACAAACTTTATTGGTGCTAGTAATTTGCTCCGTTCTTTAGACTGGAACCGGATCGTTGAGAACGGAGCAATACATCgcattaaatggaaatttaaccCCCCTACTGCATCCTGGTGGGGAGGTTGGTGGGAGAGGTTGATTCGAGTTATGAAAAATGTACTAAAGAGGGTGTTAGGTCATGCCTTTTTGTCATATGAGGAGATGATCACGGTTCTCTGCGACTGTGAATCGATAATCAACTCGAGACCTCTCACCTATATTTCAGAAAGAGATACAGATTTTGTTCCACTGTCACCATCATTATTCCTACAAGACATTAGAGAAGTTGGAGTGCCCGACTGTGATGCAGCAGATCACAAAAGcctaaataaaaggataaaatatcgTCTTGCTTTGCAAAAGGACCTTAGGAAAAGATTCAGGTCTGAGTATTTAGGCTCGTTAATTCAAAGGCCAAAGCTTCAAAATAAGTCGATTATTTCTGTTGGTAATGTTGTTCTTGTAGGAAACGATAATCAGAAGCGTATCAACTGGCCCTTGGGATGTGTGACAGAAATCATCCCCGGAAAAGAGGGAATTACCAGACTCGTGAGACTTAAAACAGCCCGTGGAGAAATACTAAGACCGATTCAACGACTGTTTCCATTGGAGATAACTTATGATGTGGCTAAGGATGTCAGAGCTAAAGTGCAACAAGAGCAAGTTACTCCTAAAGTGCAACAACAGCAAGTTACTCCTAAAGTGCAACAACAGCAAGTTACTCCTAAAGTGCAACAAGAGCAAGCTGCTCATGAAGTGCGCAGACACGAGTATTAG
- the LOC129971344 gene encoding uncharacterized protein LOC129971344: protein MEKQKNSRKQYRRLFTIAHSDFLNCENDLTIEDKILKLKIVEEKAKLMVASEYEFRELLFASEETEENINKEIDISESYIDKWRILENKLHDLLDEKKEHSSASTVSGAVSTTPNNLLHYPKINLPTFDGNIRNWLCFWGQFQKIDNDSNLDNHDKYAYLAHAMEKGSPADELIKSFPPGGENYEKAVKQLKLRYGREELLVEVYVRDLLSIVLLKQKLQKIPIRKLYDQLETKLRALETLGVTKDKYAAMLFPLVESSLPDETLKAWERFRTTHRRVSEEVTYSLTTEEKDTSSCRKMPSNDLDRLLDFLQDEVEGEERIVLASQSFDQPKKSSFSNSRRESNEKKFQTRVSSATDLLASNLNKKKLCIFCTEEHNSWNCKNASKLTLHEKQSAVEKARCCFLCLREGHGVKTCRSKFNCQLCGKKHHLFLCRALSPELNSSSVPTDIKVRESMIQHDEALANLSKCSNVFLQTLTILVRGETTKRKARAIIDSGSQRSYILKATAEEMNYKAKRREYLQHSLFGGSNTSTCQHDVYMIYLSSVSEEYSCHFEVLGQEVICDSILSRKRGSHFKELRDYNIHLAEYLDDPIEILIGADVAGKLITGNHLQLKNGITAIETKLGWKVIGRANSENTSLLITSMLMTSACITDLWILDSLGITDPSEKKTAIELQEAARQHFLDTVKIENDRYIVSLPWIEDHLPLPDNFELSEKRLHKVVKRLKTEGLFEAYGAVFKEWLEEDIIEEVTKDEVNLPAHYLPHRPVLKENSTTKIRPVFDASARQKGAPCLNDCLETGVNLIELIPNILYRFRLEKIGVIADIRKAFLQVCLSPSDKDFLRFLWIGEDGKLKYFRHCRVVFGVSCGPFLLGIVIMHHLQEVLNHQDKKYPERMVKLLMQSFYVDNCMTSVPNEKELDLFIEVATNVMADRSFQLRGWESTCLKDRSAPVTNVLGLQWDKGLDTLGINMNSLKEFCIENVMKKTILSAAHRIFDPIGATCPVALFPKLLLQKTWERKLNWEEEVDSNTREEFLKWMRDIFHLEKVQIPRHLKTGDANEKCSLHFFSDASMHAYAAVVFLRVETSEYVKVQLLSAKARVSPTGKKKTTIARLELLAATITARLASSITKEIPHEKIYLWSDSTTVITWIKREDAWSTFVQNRVAEIRTLTSKENWRHVPGSFNPADLPSRGCSAKKLVQSKWWEGPDWLYLPADQWPFSDVVVNEDEVLKERKKTCVYPDCLFECSRHRKREHGRG from the coding sequence ATggagaaacaaaaaaattctcgAAAACAGTATCGGAGACTCTTTACGATTGCTCATAGTGATTTTTTGAACTGTGAAAATGATTTGACTAtcgaagataaaattttgaaattaaaaattgtagaagagAAAGCGAAACTAATGGTAGCGAGTGAGTACGAATTTCGAGAACTGTTGTTTGCTTCTGAAGAGACtgaagaaaatatcaataaagaaatCGACATTTCAGAGAGCTATATTGATAAGTggcgaattttagaaaataaattacatgatCTTTTGGATGAGAAAAAAGAACATTCTTCGGCTTCTACTGTTTCCGGAGCGGTGAGTACTACACCGAACAATTTATTGCATTATCCTAAAATCAATTTACCCacttttgatggaaatataaGGAACTGGTTGTGTTTTTGgggacaatttcaaaaaattgataacgATTCCAATCTCGATAACCAtgataaatatgcttatttaGCACACGCTATGGAGAAAGGTTCACCCGCTGACGAGTTGATTAAAAGTTTTCCCCCTGGtggtgaaaattatgaaaaagcgGTTAAACAGTTGAAGCTACGCTATGGCAGAGAAGAGTTGCTCGTCGAGGTTTACGTGAGAGATCTGTTATCTATTGTACTATTAAAACAAAAGTTGCAAAAAATCCCCATACGTAAACTGTATGAtcaattagaaacaaaactaaGAGCTTTAGAGACTTTGGGAGTGACCAAGGATAAATATGCTGCGATGTTGTTCCCTCTAGTTGAATCTTCTCTCCCTGACGAGACTTTAAAGGCCTGGGAGCGATTCCGAACTACACATAGACGAGTGAGTGAGGAGGTGACGTATAGTTTAACAACCGAGGAAAAAGATACCTCTTCATGTAGGAAAATGCCAAGTAATGATCTAGATCGGCTTTTAGACTTTCTTCAGGATGAAGTGGAGGGAGAAGAGAGAATTGTGTTAGCCTCCCAAAGTTTTGATCAACCTAAAAAATCAAGCTTTTCCAACAGTCGTCGAGAATCTAACGAGAAGAAGTTTCAAACAAGAGTATCATCAGCAACTGATCTTTTGGCCTCTAATCTGAATAAGAAGAAGCTTTGCATTTTTTGTACTGAGGAACATAATTCATGGAACTGTAAAAATGCTTCTAAACTGACTTTGCATGAAAAACAAAGTGCTGTAGAGAAGGCCCGTTGTTGCTTCTTGTGTTTGAGAGAGGGACATGGAGTGAAGACGTGCCGTTCCAAGTTCAACTGTCAATTATGTGGGAAGaagcatcatttatttttgtgtagaGCATTGTCACCAGAACTCAATTCTTCCTCTGTCCCTACAGATATTAAAGTTCGAGAATCAATGATACAACACGACGAAGCTCTGGCCAACTTGTCTAAATGTTCCAATGTTTTCCTACAAACTTTAACCATTCTTGTGAGAGGAGAAACCACTAAACGTAAAGCTCGAGCCATCATTGATTCTGGATCTCAGCGGTCGTATATTCTGAAAGCAAcagctgaagaaatgaattaCAAGGCCAAAAGGAGAGAGTATTTACAACACTCGCTGTTCGGTGGTTCCAATACCTCAACCTGCCAACATGAtgtatatatgatatatttgtcAAGCGTTTCCGAGGAGTATAGCTGCCATTTTGAAGTGCTCGGACAGGAAGTGATTTGTGACTCAATATTGTCTAGAAAACGAGGGTCACATTTTAAAGAACTTAGAGATTACAACATTCATTTGGCAGAATATTTGGATGATCCGATTGAAATTCTCATAGGAGCTGATGTTGCAGGAAAGCTGATTACCGGAAACCATCTCCAACTGAAAAATGGAATCACTGCCATTGAAACAAAGCTAGGTTGGAAGGTTATAGGACGTGCCAATAGTGAGAATACAAGCTTATTAATCACTTCAATGCTCATGACAAGTGCTTGCATAACAGATTTGTGGATTCTTGACTCTCTTGGTATCACAGACCCATCTGAAAAGAAGACGGCGATTGAATTACAAGAAGCAGCGAGGCAGCATTTCTTAGACACAGTTAAAATAGAGAACGATAGGTATATTGTGAGTTTACCTTGGATTGAAGATCATCTTCCACTTCCTGACAATTTTGAACTTTCTGAGAAGAGATTACACAAAGTTGTAAAGAGACTTAAAACCGAAGGACTGTTCGAAGCCTATGGAGCAGTATTTAAAGAGTGGTTGGAAGAAGATATCATAGAAGAAGTGACTAAAGACGAGGTTAATCTCCCTGCACATTATTTACCACACCGTCCTGTTTTGAAGGAGAATAGTACCACCAAAATCAGACCTGTATTCGATGCTTCCGCCAGACAGAAAGGTGCCCCTTGCCTCAATGACTGTTTAGAAACTGGAgttaatttgattgaattgatACCAAATATCTTATATCGTTTTCGGTTGGAAAAAATTGGAGTTATTGCTGATATTCGCAAGGCCTTTTTGCAAGTTTGTCTGTCACCTTCAGATAAAGATTTTTTGCGTTTTCTGTGGATTGGAGAAGATGGTAAATTGAAGTACTTTAGACATTGTCGTGTAGTTTTTGGTGTGTCATGCGGTCCCTTTTTGCTTGGAATTGTTATTATGCACCACTTGCAAGAGGTCTTAAACCATCAAGATAAGAAATATCCAGAGAGGATGGTAAAATTATTAATGCAGAGTTTTTATGTGGATAATTGTATGACAAGTGTGCCAAACGAGAAAGAGCTTGATCTCTTCATTGAGGTTGCGACCAATGTCATGGCTGACAGAAGTTTTCAACTAAGAGGCTGGGAAAGCACATGTTTAAAGGATAGAAGCGCTCCTGTCACGAATGTTTTAGGATTACAGTGGGACAAAGGTCTGGATACTTTGGGTATAAATATGAACAGCCTGAAGGAATTTTGTATAGAGAATGTGATGAAGAAAACTATTCTATCTGCAGCTCATCGTATCTTCGATCCTATTGGTGCAACTTGTCCTGTTGCATTGTTTCCAAAACTTCTGCTACAGAAAACTTGGGAGCGAAAATTGAATTGGGAGGAAGAAGTGGACTCCAATACTAGAGAAGAGTTTCTAAAGTGGATGAGAGACATATTTCATCTCGAAAAGGTGCAAATTCCTCGACATTTAAAAACTGGTGATGCGAATGAGAAATGTTCCTTGCATTTTTTCAGTGATGCGAGCATGCATGCTTATGCAGCAGTAGTTTTTCTTCGAGTTGAGACGAGTGAGTATGTCAAAGTTCAGTTGTTAAGTGCTAAAGCCAGAGTCTCCCCAACGGGAAAGAAGAAGACCACTATTGCAAGACTAGAGTTATTGGCTGCTACAATCACTGCACGCCTTGCCTCATCTATCACAAAAGAGATCCCACATGAAAAAATCTATTTGTGGTCCGATTCAACGACAGTGATAACTTGGATAAAAAGAGAAGATGCTTGGAGTACCTTCGTACAAAACCGTGTTGCTGAAATCAGAACTTTGACTTCCAAAGAAAATTGGAGACATGTGCCTGGTTCATTTAATCCTGCCGATCTTCCAAGTAGAGGTTGTTCTGCCAAGAAACTAGTGCAGTCCAAATGGTGGGAGGGCCCTGATTGGCTATATTTACCTGCTGATCAATGGCCATTCTCAGATGTAGTAGTCAATGAAGATGAAGTGCTGAAGGAACGAAAGAAAACTTGTGTCTACCCCGACTGCCTGTTTGAGTGCTCACGCCATCGAAAACGTGAACACGGAAGAGGGTGA